In the Topomyia yanbarensis strain Yona2022 chromosome 3, ASM3024719v1, whole genome shotgun sequence genome, one interval contains:
- the LOC131691177 gene encoding phospholipase A2-like, with amino-acid sequence MTVFIVISIIIAVIYVEHGNSKQLLMNMETFDTASNEIEERSGEAMRSNRTVERINLTLPGTKWCGPGNTADDYDDLGKHEEEDKCCRDHDHCDNIPAGETMHGLKNDDYFTRLHCKCDRDFQQCLKGINTTLANRLGGFYFAVRDKCYKKQYPIVDCGEKKNMLFLRRCVRYVLDSSKDREWQWFDLPFYDDNMMVDLY; translated from the exons ATGACAGTCTTCATCGTTATATCCATAATTATAGCAGTGATCTACGTTGAACATGGAAACTCCAAGCAGCTACTGATGAATATGGAAACGTTCGATACCGCATCCAATGAGATTGAGGAACGCAGCGGAGAAGCCATGCGTTCCAATCGAACCGTTGAACGGATTAATCTAACACTTCCAG GTACCAAATGGTGTGGGCCGGGTAACACTGCTGATGACTATGACGATCTGGGAAAGCACGAGGAAGAGGACAAGTGCTGTCGCGATCATGATCACTGTGACAACATTCCTGCTGGAGAAACGATGCATGGGCTGAAAAATGATGACTATTTTACAAG ACTCCACTGCAAATGCGACAGAGACTTCCAGCAGTGCCTGAAAGGTATAAATACTACCTTGGCGAATCGATTAGGTGGTTTTTATTTCGCTGTACGCGACAAATGTTACAAGAAACAGTACCCCATAGTTGATTGTGGAGAGAAAAAGAACAT GTTATTCCTACGACGATGCGTTCGGTATGTTCTTGACAGCTCAAAGGATCGTGAGTGGCAATGGTTTGATCTTCCATTCTACGATGACAACATGATGGTGGACTTATATTGA